One stretch of Oncorhynchus masou masou isolate Uvic2021 chromosome 9, UVic_Omas_1.1, whole genome shotgun sequence DNA includes these proteins:
- the LOC135546515 gene encoding high mobility group nucleosome-binding domain-containing protein 3-like produces the protein MPKRSKASNDTEVEPKRRSTRLSSKPATPVKPEPKTKTPVKAAAKAKKVKEVVEKVKSEEKKEAPEEKTASAENGETKDEEEAAEEADADADEPEKEEDEAE, from the exons ATGCCGAAAAGAAGCAAA GCAAGTAATGACACTGAAGTCGAG CCAAAAAGGCGATCCACGAGGTTGTCATCA AAACCCGCTACTCCGGTTAAACCAGAGCCTAAGACAAAG ACACCAGTCAAGGCAGCAGCCAAGGCCAAAAAAGTAAAGGAGGTAGTAGAGAAGGTCAAGTCTGAGGAGAAGAAAGAAGCTCCGGAGGAAAAAACAGCATCGGCAGAAAATGGAGAGACCAAAGATGAGGAG GAGGCAGCAGAAGAGGCAGATGCTGATGCAGATGAGcctgagaaagaggaggatgaggcaGAATAA